CAGGTATCGTGAAGCCATATCGACCGGCGAAGCACCGGCATTCATCGCCGCGACGTATGGGGCATGAGTCTGCATCGCATTCACGCTCACGACACCTTCACCCAGCATCGCGTGAATGAAGCCTTCGTTGGGCGAAGTAGCGAAGTCGTGGAATCCGCTGATGACGCCGCCTGTATGGAACTGCGCTGCAGAACGCGTCATGTAGCTGCTACCGCTGGATGCAAGGCGCTCAACTTCGCTCACTGCGTACGCGACTTCTTTGTCGAGATAGTTGCTCTTCACCCAATCAGCGGCAGACTGGCTGAAGTGCGTCGACATGTACTCGTAACCGGTCGCGCCATCGGCGTTGATCTGCGAGACGGCGCTCATGTAGTCGCCGCCGCCCTGACCAAAGTCGTTCTTGACGCCCTCGATCTCAGGCTTCAGTGTCTGGTTGAAGTAGTCGCGCGCTTTATCGCGACCCGCGATTCCAAGCGCCTGGCCGACAGCGTTGACGGTCGCACCTGCCACGGCACCCGCCGCAGCGCCGATCGCAGCGCCTTCGGGACCGGCAAACATGCCGATCGCGCCACCCATTGCCGCGCCGCTGGAAGCGCCAGAGAGCAGCCCATTGGCTCCGGTCTGCGAGAAGGAGTCATAGACGCCCTTCGCACCGCTGTAAGCGCCATAGGCCAGCGTTGCATCTGTAGCTGCGGTGCCAAGCCAGGATGAGGATGACGTTGAGGCTGCGTTCGCATCATCCTCGGCCTGCCCACGTGTGCTCCATGCAGCGTCGTCGTCGCCGGAGGAGGCCGAGCTCGCAGCAGCTGATTGACGGGAATACTGCGCGATCGACTGAATGCCCGACGCAACGCCCGAGATCGACGATGAGACATTGCCACTGCTGATGCCCGCACCGGTTCCGGCTGCGGTGCTGGAGTAGCCCGTACCACCACTACCACCGGTAAGCGGAACGGAGCCGTCAGTCGCTGTGCCGGTGGTGCCGCCGATCCCAAGCACCTGCGCAATGCTACTTCCACCTGAAAGCGCAGTGCTGTTGCCGCCGAGATGCACAGAGCTGAGAGACGAGCCAAGGAACGACTGGAATGTCTTGGTGCGCATGATCCAGTCAGCGATGATCTCGAAGAACATCTGCTGCATCTTGCTCTTGATGAACTCGACCGGATTCGTGAAGGCCTGCTGCAACGAACCTGCAAGCTGATCGCGGAGTTGCATCTGCTGCTCGGCAATCTGCGCGTCAGCGGTGCGTTCGATGTCCTGGCGACGTTGCGCGACCTCTTGCCACGTCAGGCTCTCCTTGCTGGCATCCTGATCGAGCTTTGCGAGGCGCTGATCCTCTTGCGCCTGAATCTCCGTAAGCGTGCTGCGATACGCCGAAGCCCAACCAGCGAGGCCGCTCTGTCGCACGCGTGATTCAGCCTGCGCTGCTTCGCGCGCGATCTGCAGATCCTCCGCCTGGTTGCGTGCGCTGAGTTCGCGGCGCTGGCGATCGCCGTCGGCGTCGACAGCTTGCGATGCCTGATGATATGAATCCTGAGCGTCCTGCGGGGCCGTGGTGCCGCCGAAGGTCGTGTTGAAGGACTTATCAAGCTCTGCGTGCGCGCGCGCCACAGACGCCTCGATACGCCCCAGCGCGCCGGTAGCGGCGTCAGCACGCTCAGCTGCTAGAGCCTTGGTGCGCTCGGTGTAGTCGCGATCGAGCTGCTCCATGCCCTGATCGGCAACGAGCTGCGCCGCACGGCGCTGCTCTGCAGCAGCAGCCGGATCGAGCGTGCGATCGGTATTGATGTCTTCAATCTTGGCGGCGTGTTCGCCCTGGATGCGAGCAGCGCCGGTGAGGCCCGTGAGCTGCGCATCGCGCACCATCTTCTGTGCGGCCAGCTGCTGAGCTTCGATGCGCTGCTCCTGCTCCGCCGCGAAGCGCTCACGAACAGCCGCAGTCTCCGCAGCCATACCTTGCTGCGAGAGTTCGCCTTCGCGCCACTTTCGCACGATGGCATCGATAGAGTGTTCCATCGCAGACTGATACTTTGCTTCGCCTTCGAGTCCAGCTTCGACGGCCTGATTGCGAAGGCCGACGACCTCGTCATGCTCCTTGCGCGCAAGGTTGGTAGACTTCGCAGCGTAGCTCTCATTCGCTGCGTCGACAGCGCGGTTGTAATCCGCAAGACCGGCGTTCTGGTCGACCGGATGCACCTGCTGCAGATCCTGAGCTGCCACACCACGCTTTGCCTGAGCGTCTCGCACAGCCTGCTCCGCTTTGGTCAGATCCTGCTCGTGTGCAAGCGCCTGCTGTCGGGCGAGCTTAGCCTCGGCGATCGCGT
Above is a genomic segment from Granulicella cerasi containing:
- a CDS encoding coiled-coil domain-containing protein → MPNVVSIQIQLDDNGTPQMVQKVEDSFTSLGKNGAAAMGNVSSAVAGFSGALDQNTSKTVAATESYDKITTAAAAAAAAIERVATAQKSQQQTKAPATPEMSSMMDNINRAQKENFNSQQMWQGPMTKLAHSFEIFGTAQADMENLGNAFANMPNKINPASDAAERFGNTTSTHTASALDKVRLLSQVFGLQLPRALESMLSRMPAVTAAIAGLTTGIVAISAFEIGSHIAKGLDEAYERFFNVNQQVDKYLQSAGKSANTRLFDEASLETSVGLLREANQQIADLERKRSVAGADKLGGGFLQYVRELAIQAGDAEAARSGVQINHGQPHTPNIFNEKDDADLADAYARRDTANMRRNDITRQDDADRLKTRDSAQASSLLGYSQATRERDNAIAEAKLARQQALAHEQDLTKAEQAVRDAQAKRGVAAQDLQQVHPVDQNAGLADYNRAVDAANESYAAKSTNLARKEHDEVVGLRNQAVEAGLEGEAKYQSAMEHSIDAIVRKWREGELSQQGMAAETAAVRERFAAEQEQRIEAQQLAAQKMVRDAQLTGLTGAARIQGEHAAKIEDINTDRTLDPAAAAEQRRAAQLVADQGMEQLDRDYTERTKALAAERADAATGALGRIEASVARAHAELDKSFNTTFGGTTAPQDAQDSYHQASQAVDADGDRQRRELSARNQAEDLQIAREAAQAESRVRQSGLAGWASAYRSTLTEIQAQEDQRLAKLDQDASKESLTWQEVAQRRQDIERTADAQIAEQQMQLRDQLAGSLQQAFTNPVEFIKSKMQQMFFEIIADWIMRTKTFQSFLGSSLSSVHLGGNSTALSGGSSIAQVLGIGGTTGTATDGSVPLTGGSGGTGYSSTAAGTGAGISSGNVSSSISGVASGIQSIAQYSRQSAAASSASSGDDDAAWSTRGQAEDDANAASTSSSSWLGTAATDATLAYGAYSGAKGVYDSFSQTGANGLLSGASSGAAMGGAIGMFAGPEGAAIGAAAGAVAGATVNAVGQALGIAGRDKARDYFNQTLKPEIEGVKNDFGQGGGDYMSAVSQINADGATGYEYMSTHFSQSAADWVKSNYLDKEVAYAVSEVERLASSGSSYMTRSAAQFHTGGVISGFHDFATSPNEGFIHAMLGEGVVSVNAMQTHAPYVAAMNAGASPVDMASRYLQAAGGNVGASGGVTNVNHEHNYSLLDLKGFKSFLEDGGTEAINASQNRRTGFYAGDAIG